The Edwardsiella tarda ATCC 15947 = NBRC 105688 region TAGCCCTTTGCAAGAAGCTCGCGGCCTCGCTGCTCGTTAACATCAAATACTTCACCCTCAACAACAACCGAACCACCAACAAAAATCGGCCTCAATGCAGTTAATTTCATGACGCACTCCAGAAAAAAGCGGCCATATGGCCGCTTGTCGTTGATGGATTAATGGCTACCTGATGGGACTACCGGCGCAGTAAACGCGCCATAGATAAACGCTTCAGGACGTTTGACCGCTAGCGCTAAACGCTCTTCACAACGGATTGAGATCATATTCTTTTCGAAGTCGTCCGCGTTTTCTGTAGAGATCACCACGTTGGCATCTTCGCGATCAAACAACTGAGCAGCGGCATTGAAAGCACCAGTCAGGAACTTGCCCTTAAAGGCCGCAGTCTCCGTTGCTACAACCGGTAGCCCCCACAGAGTAGGACCTGTGAGCGCCGATGGATTTGCCAGGATGTAGCGGCCCAACGTATCCTTGGTCAGCTCAATCTTCGCCCAGTCGATAAAATGCAGTACATGGCCAGAGGCTGGGAAACGCGCTAATTGCGCCTGAAGCATCGCCAAGCGCAGATCGTCGATTCCGTTCTGCTGATCTACGTTAAATTCCGCCTTATAGGCGGTGGCTTGAGGGACGATGCCATGCAGATGAACCCCGGTACCATCACCGAACAGAATCTCCTGCTCTTCGACATACTTCAGGCCGTAGCGCATTTCCGCATCAACAGTAGACTGCAGCTGTGCAAAATCATCCAAAATCTGCTTGGATGCTTTGAACATGTGGGCAATCGTCGTTACTGGCGTGATCTTGGTAGCAAACTGAATATCGCTATAGGGTTTTACCGTCCCCTCTGCCACGACTTTCGCCGCATTGGTAAAACCGGTCTGCTGTACCCAAAAAATAGCCGGAGCCCCAGTGCGACCCGGCGCAATGAGATCACGAATAAACAAACGCTGCTTGGGAGCAGTATCAATACCAGGAAGGCGCTGGGGCTCAACCACACCTTCAGGCACATTGGATGAGAGAAGCGCCGCGCTAACCGGAATGCTAATGCGCTTTCCACCCTCTACACTGGACGAAAACGCCTTCAGTGCTTCACTACCAATAACGACTTGCCCAACGGATTCAACTACGCCCTTTGCATTGGCCAGCGGCATTTGAGCCACATGCTGCTCCAGCTCACCCAATGATGCTTTCAGCGTTTTTTCCGCATCACGCAAGGCGTTAAGCTCGACGGCCATTTTATCGACCGTCTCTTTCGTCTGGGCTGAGAGTTGCCCCGTTTTCTTCGCCTCGTTGAGCGCCTCTTCGGCCTTAGCGTTAAACTTGCTGGTCGCATCCTCAATAGATGCAGTGACTTTTTTCAGGATTTCATTAACTTCTGACATAATTTCTCCAGATTATTGGCACGCCGAAACCATGCCGCTTAATGCAGCATCCAGTTTGGCTAGTGTTTCAGGGTTAATTTCAGCGGTAGCGCTCGGCGTACCATCAGAGGTGGCAACAGCGCCAGGCGTGTT contains the following coding sequences:
- a CDS encoding phage major capsid protein; amino-acid sequence: MSEVNEILKKVTASIEDATSKFNAKAEEALNEAKKTGQLSAQTKETVDKMAVELNALRDAEKTLKASLGELEQHVAQMPLANAKGVVESVGQVVIGSEALKAFSSSVEGGKRISIPVSAALLSSNVPEGVVEPQRLPGIDTAPKQRLFIRDLIAPGRTGAPAIFWVQQTGFTNAAKVVAEGTVKPYSDIQFATKITPVTTIAHMFKASKQILDDFAQLQSTVDAEMRYGLKYVEEQEILFGDGTGVHLHGIVPQATAYKAEFNVDQQNGIDDLRLAMLQAQLARFPASGHVLHFIDWAKIELTKDTLGRYILANPSALTGPTLWGLPVVATETAAFKGKFLTGAFNAAAQLFDREDANVVISTENADDFEKNMISIRCEERLALAVKRPEAFIYGAFTAPVVPSGSH